In Spinacia oleracea cultivar Varoflay chromosome 5, BTI_SOV_V1, whole genome shotgun sequence, a single window of DNA contains:
- the LOC130462043 gene encoding uncharacterized protein yields MTGVQKQYERRSKHKHDKQATNPDNTEEGNKNERAKETEPIVPSSLLNDIMNDLEEPEDHTNQETEVKINEESIDNGNQEQEPDLTKGREETVRETETQTNAETEPIINEETNANVNKEQEEVNQKNDKRRKHIAKRKQGNEIVVRDVKKHKSAVVVHSRSKDCVEVDNKSKPVEKKKARLLVQRIPPNWFMALIPKIPRQHRAAIRKIGFGAFLDLDIGAHKSAFSAELVTSLDANRVNLVMDNKEEIDIQLKDIHLVYGLPIGGRKIVEPKKEEDEEWVSFLRTWRGFFNMESGSPYLSKVLDRLNELCEKDLCDEFLWHFVVCVVNTCICSTSRPEVAYKFLYSCMDIQKIHELDWCHYTFVNMKIAAEKWKGGNAYFTGPLPFLLITYFDRLQREKIVQPREFPLLSVWNSERIEERMKIENKRGFGKGVVLKRIAYEGLLEEQVEEHIYQKDPDLQAGSSTSSYNIMGFLDKFGDLAKAMASNINEMYVMVDKASDLFKEGDTAEELKRLVDNIWSKYTNKPTEPILPEAQEKVKSPSVLSQDKQMFDEPGFIEELDVVMAKAWEDYQERIGMSKKFVKPRPTKKKKKARDESDILGFKLLTQSQTDEEEEQPLPFATTTTHIFVPESESPVILRDIPSSSALKPTEVISLDSAESFENMDLDLDLDLALGVQKSLENAANNVKSQEQTDTENATNKPSSGKDDDPKERASDVVPTEATLGNNDQQMGTETTKTPTGLDIDGKQAGSPKYEEPKQKIDEQEGGNDESRKSQRCIEKLPQYLRSPFMVKHDAAFKRVDVAKRRMADYAFAEGPIDELLYNDKLNKITREEMKSLAGENHMLNNIADAWAYLLNVENRRRGVGTESRFFFSTKPYDILCKDKYFLSSIKFNERYPALFKRMDEELAHAKVTSLQRVQLVFFPIVNGGHYYLLCINFMNGSLDVIDNQCITPPMTYLGKYKNEPRNMLKGFAEYYFARHNGGNKSSVTDFKTRNLNMKWKSNANYDDCGVFLLKHMETYYGESAKEWNPGLEKDNFEQMKRLRVEYCGKLLAHKENDEHHTMISKSRTWALENKI; encoded by the exons ATGACTGGAGTACAAAAACAATACGAACGACGAAG caaACACAAACATGACAAACAAGCAACAAATCCAGACAATACTGAAGA AGGAAATAAGAATGAACGCGCCAAAGAAACGGAGCCAATTGTCCCGTCATCACTTTTGAACGACATCATGAACGATTTAGA GGAACCCGAAGATCAcaccaatcaagaaactgaagtTAAAATCAATGAAGAAAGCATTGataatggaaaccaagaacAAGAGCCTGATCTCACTAAAGGACGGGAAGAGACTGTCAG GGAAACCGAAACTCAAACCAATGCAGAAACTGAACCTATCATCAATGAAGAAACCAATGCCAATGTAAACAAAGAACAAGAGGAAGTGAATCAGAAGAATGACAAAAGAAGGAAACATATTGCAAAAAGGAAACAAGGGAATGAAATTGTTGTTAGAGATGTCAAGAAGCACAAGTCTGCAGTTGTTGTGCACTCGAGATCAAAAGACTGTGTAGAAGTGGATAACAAATCAAAACCGGTGGAGAAGAAAAAGGCTAGACTTTTGGTCCAAAGAATACCACCAAATTGGTTCATGGCACTTATTCCTAAAATTCCGAGACAACACAGAGCTGCCATTAGGAAAATAGGCTTTGGTGCCTTCCTTGATTTAGATATTGGTGCCCATAAGTCTGCGTTTTCTGCTGAACTTGTAACAAGCTTAGACGCCAACAGAGTTAATTTGGTGATGGATAATAAAGAAGAAATAGATATTCAGTTGAAAGACATACACCTTGTGTACGGGCTTCCAATAGGAGGAAGGAAAATAGTGGAACCGAAgaaggaagaagatgaagaatggGTTTCATTTCTGAGAACATGGAGGGGATTCTTTAACATGGAAAGTGGAAGTCCATATCTGTCAAAAGTATTAGATAGGTTGAATGAGTTATGTGAAAAAGACTTGTGTGATGAATTTTTATGGCATTTCGTGGTGTGTGTAGTGAATACTTGTATATGCTCAACATCAAGACCGGAAGTGGCATACAAGTTTCTGTATAGCTGCATGGACATACAGAAAATTCATGAATTAGACTGGTGCCATTACACTTTTGTAAATATGAAGATAGCTGCTGAAAAATGGAAAGGAGGAAATGCTTATTTCACTGGACCATTGCCTTTCTTACTG ATTACATATTTTGACCGGTTGCAAAGGGAGAAGATTGTGCAACCAAGAGAGTTCCCTCTCCTTTCAGTCTGGAACAGTGAGAGGATAGAAGAAAGAATGAAGATTGAAAACAAGAGGGGCTTTGGAAAGGGGGTTGTGCTCAAAAGAATAGCTTATGAAGGATTACTAGAAGAACAAGTTGAAGAACACATATACCAGAAAGATCCTGACTTGCAAGCAGGCTCATCAACTTCATCCTACAACATTATG GGCTTTCTGGACAAATTTGGGGATTTGGCTAAGGCAATGGCTTCAAATATCAACGAGATGTATGTTATGGTAGATAAAGCATCTGACCTTTTCAAAGAAGGCGATACAGCAGAGGAACTGAAAAGGCTGGTCGATAATATTTGGAGCAAGTACACAAATAAGCCAACTGAGCCAATTCTGCCCGAAGCACAAGAAAAAGTCAAGAGTCCTTCAGTTCTTAGCCAGGACAAACAAATGTTTGATGAACCTGGATTCATTGAGGAATTGGACGTGGTAATGGCTAAGGCATGGGAAGATTACCAAGAGAGAATAGGTATGAGTAAGAAATTTGTCAAGCCACGtccaacaaaaaagaaaaagaaggcaAGAGATGAATCTGATATATTAGGCTTCAAATTGTTGACCCAAAGCCAAACCGATGAAGAAGAAGAGCAACCCCTCCCATTTGCTACAACAACGACACACATCTTTGTTCCAGAATCAGAATCACCAGTGATCCTTAGGGATATTCCATCTTCATCTGCATTAAAGCCAACAGAAGTGATTTCTCTCGACAGTGCTGAATCGTTTGAAAatatggatttggatttggacttggatCTGGCACTTGGAGTTCAAAAATCCTTGGAAAATGCAGCAAACAATGTCAAAAGCCAAGAACAAACAGACACAGAAAATGCAACAAACAAGCCAAGTTCGGGTAAAGATGATGACCCTAAGGAAAGAGCGTCTGATGTTGTTCCAACAGAGGCTACTTTGGGTAACAATGATCAGCAAATGGGAACAGAAACTACTAAAACACCAACTGGTTTAGATATTGATGGAAAGCAAGCTGGTTCGCCAAAATATGAGGAGCCAAAACAGAAAATAGATGAGCAGGAAGG GGGAAATGATGAAAGTAGAAAGAGTCAAAGATGCATTGAGAAGCTCCCGCAATATTTAAGATCGCCTTTCATGGTCAAACATGATGCAGCGTTCAAGAGAGTAGATGTTGCTAAAAGAAGGATGGCTGATTATGCATTTGCTGAAGGACCAATTGA TGAGCTTTTGTACAACGATAAGCTAAACAAAATCACAAGAGAAGAAATGAAAAGTCTTGCGGGCGAAAATCATATGCTCAACAATATAGCTGATGCATGGGCATACCTTTTAAATGTTGAAAACAGAAGGCGAGGTGTAGGAACAGAAAGTAGATTTTTCTTCAGCACAAAGCCATAT GACATCTTATGCAAAGATAAGTACTTTCTTTCGAGTATCAAGTTCAATGAAAGATATCCTGCTTTGTTTAAAAGAATGGATGAAGAACTAGCACATGCTAAAGTAACAAGCTTGCAAAGAGTTCAATTG GTGTTTTTTCCGATAGTTAATGGTGGTCATTACTATCTATTGTGCATTAACTTCATGAATGGCAGTTTGGACGTGATTGACAACCAATGCATTACACCCCCTATGACGTATTTGGGAAAATACAAGAATGAACCAAGAAATATG TTGAAAGGCTTCGCAGAATATTATTTTGCAAGACACAATGGAGGAAACAAAAGTTCTGTAACTGATTTCAAAACAAGAAACCTGAATATGAAATGGAAAAGCAACGCCAATTATGATGATTGTGGAGTGTTTTTGCTGAAGCACATGGAAACTTATTATGGAGAGAGTGCAAAGGAATGGAATCCGGGACTGGAAAAAGACAAC TTTGAGCAAATGAAGAGATTGAGAGTTGAATATTGTGGAAAGTTATTGGCGCACAAAGAGAATGATGAACATCATACAATGATTTCAAAATCAAGAACATGGGCACTAGAAAACAAAATTTGA